A window of the Candidatus Hydrogenedentota bacterium genome harbors these coding sequences:
- a CDS encoding gfo/Idh/MocA family oxidoreductase → IGRPLVGYARKNNPITVPTQMLASWAKDSSPMWFQSSHDIDLMLWWFDDAPKDVVCTGVKQVLKSRYGWDTWDAMQGQLRFRNGGVATFEAAWIYPEGHPSMPDSFMSIVGEQGHIQIDRKDEAVEMSSPEGFRWPRSLLNFKVYDQWVGAFPSCISSFIDAVQDDRTPYVTAKDGWAVTAVLEAMHTAADTGERVAVSTLELA, encoded by the coding sequence TTATCGGCCGGCCACTTGTGGGCTATGCCCGCAAGAACAACCCGATCACGGTCCCTACGCAGATGCTTGCTTCATGGGCTAAAGACTCGTCTCCTATGTGGTTTCAATCGTCTCACGACATCGACTTAATGCTGTGGTGGTTTGACGACGCGCCCAAGGACGTGGTGTGCACGGGAGTAAAGCAGGTGCTTAAGTCGCGGTACGGTTGGGACACGTGGGATGCCATGCAGGGGCAACTGCGTTTTCGCAACGGCGGTGTGGCCACGTTCGAGGCCGCATGGATCTATCCCGAGGGGCATCCGTCCATGCCCGATTCGTTCATGTCTATCGTGGGCGAGCAGGGCCATATCCAAATCGATCGCAAAGACGAGGCCGTCGAGATGAGCAGTCCCGAAGGGTTTCGTTGGCCGCGTTCGCTGCTGAACTTTAAGGTCTATGATCAATGGGTCGGCGCGTTTCCGTCGTGTATTTCCAGTTTCATTGACGCGGTGCAGGATGACCGTACGCCATACGTAACCGCGAAAGATGGCTGGGCCGTTACAGCGGTGCTCGAAGCGATGCACACGGCTGCCGACACGGGCGAGCGCGTGGCCGTGTCTACGCTGGAGTTGGCGTAG